One stretch of Mycolicibacterium fallax DNA includes these proteins:
- a CDS encoding NCS2 family permease, producing MSRLDRFFEITARGSTVATELRGGLVTFIAMAYIIVLNPIILSGTADVEGHQLGFAQVSAVTSLAAGVMTIAFAVIARLPFAFAAGLGINSFLASSVVGSLTWPEAMGLVVINGLIIVAMAASGVRKMVFDAVPMQLKLAITAGIGLFILFIGLVNAGFVGSTGSPSPPIGLGAHGAGSINSVPTVVFVVTLLVTGVLIARNVRGGILIGLVIGTVIAVVVESVLHLGPATEHPGGWALSVPALSGSPLALPDLTLLGDVSFTGFGRIGVIAALMLVFTLVFTNFFDAMGTFTGLSRQAGLADRDGNFPRLQSALVVEGAGAVVGGLASASSNTVFVESGSGIGEGARTGLASITTGLLFLAAMFLTPIAAIVPSEVAAAALVVVGAMMASHLRDINLSDFSVALPVVLTVAVMPLSYSIANGIGVGFISWVVVRSAAGKAREISPLLWLVAFGFLLFFVRGWIDSLLSG from the coding sequence GTGAGTCGGCTGGACCGGTTCTTCGAGATCACCGCCCGCGGTTCCACCGTCGCCACCGAACTGCGCGGCGGGCTGGTCACCTTCATCGCGATGGCCTACATCATCGTGCTGAACCCGATCATCCTGTCCGGCACCGCCGACGTCGAGGGCCACCAGCTCGGCTTCGCCCAGGTGTCCGCGGTGACCTCGCTGGCCGCCGGGGTGATGACCATCGCGTTCGCGGTGATCGCCCGGCTGCCGTTCGCGTTCGCCGCAGGCCTGGGCATCAACTCGTTTCTGGCCAGTTCGGTGGTGGGCTCACTGACCTGGCCCGAGGCGATGGGCCTGGTGGTGATCAACGGCCTGATCATCGTCGCGATGGCGGCCAGCGGCGTGCGCAAGATGGTCTTCGACGCGGTGCCGATGCAGCTGAAGCTGGCGATCACCGCCGGCATCGGGCTGTTCATCCTGTTCATCGGACTGGTCAACGCCGGCTTCGTCGGCTCCACCGGAAGCCCCTCTCCGCCAATCGGATTGGGCGCGCACGGCGCAGGCTCGATCAACAGCGTGCCGACCGTGGTGTTCGTCGTCACCCTGCTGGTGACCGGCGTGCTGATCGCCCGCAACGTCCGCGGCGGGATCCTGATCGGGCTGGTGATCGGCACCGTCATCGCCGTCGTGGTGGAATCGGTGCTGCACCTGGGCCCGGCGACCGAGCACCCGGGCGGCTGGGCACTGTCGGTGCCGGCGCTGTCCGGGTCGCCGCTGGCGCTCCCGGACCTCACGCTGCTCGGCGACGTCAGCTTCACCGGGTTCGGCCGGATCGGCGTGATCGCCGCGCTGATGCTGGTGTTCACCCTGGTGTTCACCAACTTCTTCGACGCGATGGGCACCTTCACCGGGCTGTCCCGCCAGGCCGGCCTGGCCGATCGGGACGGCAACTTCCCGCGACTGCAGTCCGCGCTGGTCGTTGAGGGCGCCGGCGCCGTGGTCGGCGGCCTGGCCTCCGCGTCGTCGAACACCGTGTTCGTCGAGTCCGGCTCCGGGATCGGCGAGGGGGCACGGACCGGGCTGGCCAGCATCACCACCGGCCTGCTGTTTCTGGCCGCGATGTTCCTGACGCCGATCGCCGCGATTGTGCCCTCGGAGGTCGCCGCCGCCGCGCTGGTCGTGGTGGGCGCGATGATGGCCTCGCACCTGCGCGACATCAACCTGTCGGATTTCTCGGTGGCCCTGCCGGTGGTGCTGACGGTGGCGGTGATGCCGCTGAGCTACTCCATCGCCAACGGCATCGGCGTCGGGTTCATCTCCTGGGTGGTGGTGCGCTCGGCGGCCGGCAAGGCCCGCGAGATCAGCCCGCTGCTGTGGCTGGTGGCCTTCGGCTTCCTACTGTTCTTCGTCCGCGGCTGGATCGACTCGCTACTGAGCGGCTGA
- a CDS encoding acyl-CoA dehydrogenase family protein: MTFSLQLSEDNIAVRDWVHEFAAGVVRPAAAEWDEREETPWPIIAEAAKVGLYSAEMFGQQAADPAGLGMLLVFEELFWGDAGIALSILGTGLAAAALAGNGTPEQLIEFLPQMFGTPDDPKLGAFCSSEPDAGSDVGAIRTRARYDEANRQWVLNGTKTWATNGGIADVHVVVASVYPELGSRGQASFIIPAGVPGLSQGQKFKKHGIRASHTAEVVLQDVRIPENLILGGREKFESRVARVRSGGSARGQAAMKTFERTRPTVGAMAIGVARAAYEYALEYAGQREQFGRKIGEFQAVAFKLADMKCRIDAARLLVWRAGWMASNNVPFDNAEGSMAKLVASEAAVYVTDEAIQILGGNGYTRDYPVERMHRDAKIFTIFEGTSEIQRLVISRAVTGLSIR, encoded by the coding sequence GTGACCTTCTCCCTGCAGCTGTCCGAGGACAACATCGCGGTGCGCGACTGGGTGCACGAGTTCGCCGCGGGGGTGGTGCGCCCGGCCGCTGCGGAGTGGGACGAGCGCGAGGAGACGCCCTGGCCGATCATCGCCGAGGCCGCCAAGGTCGGGCTGTATTCGGCGGAGATGTTCGGCCAGCAGGCCGCCGACCCGGCCGGGCTCGGCATGCTGCTGGTCTTCGAGGAACTATTCTGGGGCGATGCCGGCATCGCGCTGTCGATCCTGGGCACCGGACTGGCCGCCGCGGCGCTGGCCGGCAACGGCACCCCCGAGCAGCTGATCGAGTTCCTGCCGCAGATGTTCGGCACCCCCGATGACCCCAAGCTGGGGGCCTTCTGCTCCTCGGAGCCCGACGCCGGGTCCGATGTCGGCGCGATCCGCACCCGCGCCCGCTACGACGAGGCGAACCGGCAGTGGGTGCTCAACGGCACCAAAACGTGGGCCACCAACGGCGGCATCGCCGACGTGCACGTGGTGGTCGCCTCGGTGTACCCGGAGCTGGGCTCGCGCGGGCAGGCCAGCTTCATCATTCCCGCCGGCGTGCCCGGGCTGAGCCAGGGCCAGAAGTTCAAGAAACACGGCATCCGCGCCTCGCACACCGCCGAGGTGGTGCTGCAGGACGTCCGGATCCCGGAGAACCTGATCCTGGGCGGCCGAGAGAAGTTTGAGTCCCGGGTCGCCCGGGTCCGGTCCGGGGGTTCGGCGCGCGGCCAGGCCGCGATGAAGACCTTCGAACGCACCCGCCCGACGGTCGGCGCGATGGCCATCGGGGTGGCCCGAGCCGCCTACGAGTACGCCCTGGAGTACGCCGGTCAGCGTGAACAGTTCGGCCGCAAGATCGGCGAGTTCCAGGCGGTGGCGTTCAAGCTCGCGGACATGAAGTGCCGGATCGACGCGGCCCGGCTGCTGGTGTGGCGGGCCGGCTGGATGGCCAGCAACAACGTGCCGTTCGACAATGCCGAGGGGTCGATGGCCAAGCTGGTGGCCAGCGAGGCCGCCGTCTACGTCACCGACGAGGCCATCCAGATCCTCGGCGGCAACGGCTACACCCGCGACTATCCGGTGGAGCGGATGCACCGCGACGCGAAGATCTTCACCATCTTCGAGGGCACCAGCGAGATTCAGCGGCTGGTCATCTCCCGGGCCGTCACCGGGTTGTCGATCCGCTGA